The Candidatus Methylomirabilota bacterium genomic sequence ACCGTTCCCATCAGCCACCTGGACGAGACCATGTTTGAGGAGGGGGTGGGCTTTGATGGGTCCAGTATCCGGGGCTGGCAAGCCATCCACGCGAGTGACATG encodes the following:
- a CDS encoding glutamine synthetase, with the protein product MTPKEVLKFASENGARMVDLKFMDFPGMWQHFTVPISHLDETMFEEGVGFDGSSIRGWQAIHASDM